A genome region from Conger conger chromosome 16, fConCon1.1, whole genome shotgun sequence includes the following:
- the socs3b gene encoding suppressor of cytokine signaling 3b — protein MVTHSKFDSAMSSCPFEASMRLPSYRYKTFSSKVQHQLILGAVRKLQESGFYWGTISGKEANGLLSAEPSGTFLIRDSSDNRHFFTLSVKTASGTKNLRIQCDSCSFFLQTDPKSAQSVPRFDCVLKLVHHYMPPKGAPSSGNGSRATYFIHSAGDKIPLELLRPLSSGMSSLQHLCRKTVNGHLDISTKRDQLPHPLKEFLQEYDSPI, from the coding sequence ATGGTAACCCACAGCAAGTTTGACTCCGCGATGAGCAGCTGCCCCTTCGAAGCCAGCATGCGGCTGCCGTCCTACCGCTACAAGACCTTCAGCTCCAAGGTGCAGCACCAGCTAATTCTGGGCGCCGTACGCAAGCTCCAGGAGAGCGGCTTCTACTGGGGAACCATCAGCGGCAAGGAGGCCAACGGCCTGCTGAGCGCCGAACCTTCTGGCACCTTCCTCATCCGCGACAGTTCCGACAACCGCCACTTCTTCACCCTCAGCGTCAAGACGGCGTCAGGCACCAAGAACCTCCGCATCCAGTGCGACAGCTGCTCCTTCTTCCTGCAGACGGACCCCAAGAGTGCGCAGTCGGTGCCCCGCTTCGACTGCGTGCTCAAGCTGGTGCACCACTACATGCCCCCTAAGGGAGCGCCGTCCAGTGGGAACGGGTCCCGCGCCACCTACTTCATCCACTCGGCTGGGGACAAGATCCCCCTGGAGCTCTTGCGCCCCCTGTCTTCTGGGATGTCCTCCTTGCAGCACCTCTGCAGGAAGACGGTCAACGGTCACCTGGACATTTCCACCAAGAGAGACCAGCTGCCCCACCCGCTGAAAGAGTTCCTCCAGGAGTACGACTCGCCCATCTAA